From the genome of Megalopta genalis isolate 19385.01 chromosome 13, iyMegGena1_principal, whole genome shotgun sequence:
AGTAATCCAACAATCCAGCAGTCGTGCAAAATCCGAACATGTGACACGACATTTATACTGATAACATAACTTTATTTACATTAGCGGTATAATAAACCGCAATTTAATTGATGTACATATACGGAATAGCTAGacaaaatactataatattattataatatatatatatatatatatatatatataaaatataatataaaatatatataataatatataataatatatataatattattatattattattataatatactaataccaGCAAGACAAAATTTGTCAACTATCGATAACGCACGATACGGAAATGGTAATGGAGCTACCGGAGGTCGAAAAAACGCGGGACAGAAAAATACATACATTACATGCCCGGTCGACTAATACCGCCGACCGTGTCCGTGGTAATACGTGTACTCATTAGACTCGACGGCTGATGGCTCTGACTCAGCTGGTAACACCGCATGCCAAGCGCAAGCGCGAGCATGCGCTGGCGCAGTCTCGATTTCGATGTTGATCGCATCGCTTGTTCGCCTGTTTGGTCTATGGCCGTTACATATGCGTGCGGCGCCATGGCATATCGGCATATCGGCGGATCTGCGTATCGGCATGCAGTGTACAGTATACACCGAACAATGAGCAACGAAAAGAAATCGGAATAAAAGAGTAGCGAGTATGTATTTATAGTCTTATACAACGTGTATGTACTTGGTGGCATAACTATACGTAATACGTATATGTAATACGGTAACACGATTACGTTGATTCATGAAAAGTGGGagaacatatcaatcgtaaacTCTTATCGCTTTTACTTTGTGACAGTTGAAGATATGGATAGCGGAATTGGTAATCGGTCATGTTCCCGTAATCGACAGAGTGTTAAAATGAGTGTTCGCGCGACCGTTTTGATTCTCGGAATTGCCATTGGTTCGATACTGTTTGCGTATGCGGGGTTTTCGGTCAGAGGCGACGCATACGATGAGAATTCGTTGATACTGCAAACGATATTCGTAAGTATGCTATGTTCCAACGATCCGATCGAACCTCGTCCGGACCCGATCCGATCCTATCGAAACACATCCGGCCTGATCCGGTCGTATCCTACACCCATCCAGCCTGATTCAACTTTATCGAAACTCATCCGGCCTGATTCGACCCTATCAGGCCAGATTCGATCCTGTCAGGCCTGATCACGACACGATCGGACTGAATCCGACTCGATCCGATTCGATTCAGTTTAATTGGAATTTCGAAACGCGAATTCATCCGGTGTTCGGTATTCGCGATTCATCTCCGAATATTGATTCGACTCCATTGATCGTCTGCAACAGGTATTCCGTCACGGAGATCGGACGCCAACGGAGACTTATCCCAAGGATCCTTATCGCGACCACGAATGGGAGGGAGGTCTAGGAGCTTTGACCAAGGTTACAGAATACTAGAGAAATCTGTTGTTAAAACCGTGTAGACGTTAATCGATTCGATAAGAAACGTTGAATTGCGAACGATATATGGGAAATGTTTAAAATTTGAAACGTGGTATCGTTGCTTAGAATGGTATGCGTCGAATGTACAATGTCGGCCAATGGATACGCGAGAACTACGGCTCCGTAATTGGCGGCAAGTACGAGAGCAAGCTGAGCCTGGTTCGAAGCAGTTATGCGGATCGTTGCTTAATGTCCGCGCAGGCTTTACTGGCTGGTTTGTATCCGCCGGCACCCGACGAAATCTTTGTAGAAGGACTAAATTGGCGTCCCGTTCCCGTTTCTTCTACTCCCCGGAACTTGGATAAGGTAAGTAAGTTTACACTCGCGATGCCCGACGATTCGACGGTTCGACGTCGGTCTCCGTCGCGCGGAACGGCACGACACATTTGTGAAATATCACGAAATTCTTTGGTAACGCGAACGCGGTTTCTGTTCCGAACGAAAGCTTTATCTGTATTAATACCGTACCCCGAACCGCGTCGCGATACGGACACTGACATGGATTACAGACTATCGTGGTCAAGGCGGCTTGTCCTCGATTGGAAGAAGCGTTGAAAGAGGCATACAGGAACGAATCTCTGCGGCCGGGTACTCCGTCGATCGAATACTATCGTCAACTCTCCCAGCATACCGGACAAAACATCTCCACGATCACCGACGTTGAGTTTCTGTACAACATTCTCGAAATTGAGGAACAGAATGGCTTGAAGCTACCCAACTGgacaaataaatactataatcaTGAAATGCGAGACATTGCCGCCCGTAGTTTAGCCATATTTACCAGTAACAGCTTGCAACAAAGGCTCCGCGGAGGTTCGACCGATTCTTTTTCTCTATGCTTTCTCTCTCCGATGCTTCTCTTTCTTTATCACGACATATTCGGAACGAATT
Proteins encoded in this window:
- the LOC117224870 gene encoding lysosomal acid phosphatase, giving the protein MDSGIGNRSCSRNRQSVKMSVRATVLILGIAIGSILFAYAGFSVRGDAYDENSLILQTIFVFRHGDRTPTETYPKDPYRDHEWEGGLGALTKNGMRRMYNVGQWIRENYGSVIGGKYESKLSLVRSSYADRCLMSAQALLAGLYPPAPDEIFVEGLNWRPVPVSSTPRNLDKTIVVKAACPRLEEALKEAYRNESLRPGTPSIEYYRQLSQHTGQNISTITDVEFLYNILEIEEQNGLKLPNWTNKYYNHEMRDIAARSLAIFTSNSLQQRLRGGPLLKEILKGMRAAVAGKDTRRVYLYSAHDITLVNLLRTMGFTSENFKPGYGATLVFQLYFSPDVADKDNRHAEIKLSYLNDTAKFTTYPMDIPDCGEPCLLETAIDLWKNVLPGNWDDECSLP